One Denticeps clupeoides chromosome 3, fDenClu1.1, whole genome shotgun sequence DNA window includes the following coding sequences:
- the LOC114786673 gene encoding myelin and lymphocyte protein-like: MDPSAGYRPRLPSGFAICASLPDILYLPELVFGGLVWILVACTYIYPVNPQAWVMAVSIFCFIMTFIWMFVFLCGSHNDRYAWAAADVFYHFIATVLYLGASVPLAEVTLFMSNYNATLVYYQMDISAVVFAYITTLLYFVHTVFSAIRWKSF; the protein is encoded by the exons ATGGAcccaagtgcaggatacaggcCACGTTTACCAAGTGGGTTTGCCATATGTGCATCACTGCCGGACATACTCTATCTACCAGAGCTT GTCTTCGGAGGTCTTGTCTGGATTCTGGTTgcatgcacatatatatatccAGTCAATCCCCAGGCATGGGTGATGGCAGTGTCTatcttctgttttattatgACATTCATCTGGATGTTCGTTTTCCTTTGTGGCTCACATAATGATCGTTACGCCTGGGCTGCTGCG GATGTATTTTACCACTTCATTGCCACAGTCCTCTACCTAGGTGCATCAGTCCCTCTGGCTGAAGTTACTCTCTTCATGAGTAATTATAATGCTACGTTGGTATATTACCAGATGGATATCTCTGCAGTG gTCTTTGCCTACATTACAACACTCCTCTACTTTGTCCACACCGTTTTCTCAGCAATTAGGTGGAAGTCCTTCTAA